In one Steroidobacteraceae bacterium genomic region, the following are encoded:
- the era gene encoding GTPase Era: MSEAAELENPAFRAGFVALLGRPNVGKSTLLNALAGSKLSIVTPHAQTTRHRISAIIERPGGQIILVDTPGVHRGERRALNKAMNRTASGASADADMIAMVVEAGKWQAEDDLVLSRIARDARPVIAVINKIDRLRSRDSLLPYIDELSRRHEFAAIVPVSASKADNLDALVQVIERHLPQSSRLFPQGQRTDRSIEFRAAEVIREKLSLELRQELPFGIAVQIEGVQPVEEQLHVDAVIWVDRPGHKPIVIGQGGERLKRIGRNARLELNELYGQRVHLTLWVKIRPGWADDIQALRKLEIE, from the coding sequence ATGAGCGAGGCCGCCGAACTCGAAAATCCGGCTTTCAGGGCGGGTTTCGTGGCGTTGCTGGGCAGGCCAAATGTCGGCAAGTCAACGCTTTTGAATGCGCTCGCTGGCAGCAAACTGAGTATTGTCACGCCGCATGCACAGACGACCAGGCACAGGATCTCGGCCATCATCGAGCGCCCGGGTGGGCAGATCATTCTCGTCGATACACCGGGCGTGCATCGCGGCGAGAGAAGAGCGCTCAACAAGGCGATGAATCGAACTGCCTCCGGCGCTTCGGCCGACGCCGACATGATCGCGATGGTCGTCGAGGCAGGCAAGTGGCAGGCTGAGGATGACCTCGTGCTCTCACGCATTGCCAGGGATGCGCGGCCGGTCATCGCCGTCATCAACAAGATCGACCGGCTGCGAAGCCGCGACAGCCTGCTGCCATACATCGACGAACTCTCGCGCCGCCATGAATTTGCAGCCATCGTGCCTGTGAGCGCCTCAAAAGCGGATAACCTCGACGCTCTCGTCCAGGTCATCGAGCGCCATCTGCCGCAATCCTCGCGACTCTTTCCGCAAGGTCAGCGGACGGATCGAAGCATCGAATTTCGCGCAGCCGAGGTCATTCGCGAGAAATTGTCCCTGGAATTGCGCCAGGAGCTTCCCTTTGGCATCGCTGTGCAGATCGAGGGCGTCCAGCCGGTCGAGGAGCAACTTCACGTGGATGCCGTCATCTGGGTCGATCGGCCCGGGCACAAGCCGATCGTGATAGGCCAGGGTGGTGAGAGGTTGAAGCGGATCGGTCGCAACGCGCGCCTCGAGCTGAACGAGCTCTATGGCCAACGCGTTCACCTCACCTTGTGGGTTAAGATACGGCCGGGCTGGGCGGATGACATCCAGGCACTGCGTAAACTGGAAATCGAATGA
- the recO gene encoding DNA repair protein RecO, whose translation MNRSIRRVQLTPGYLLHQRPYRDSSRIIEVFTREFGRLTLFARAVRGGKSALGSVLQPFQLLLFSFSGRGDAAQLTGAEVGRPCTAVLAQTSLMPAFYANELLLKLLTRDDPAPVLFDAYAELLDWLHGAKEVQAGLRIFEKRLLDAIGLGLDLVREASGGTIEPDTHYRYLSRQGIVAAGDAAGHSVRGDCLLALAREDVTRPGQLTGARAILRAAIDDALEGRPLATRQVARELHAIERTDGR comes from the coding sequence ATGAATCGTTCGATCAGACGGGTGCAACTGACACCGGGTTATCTGCTTCACCAGCGGCCGTATCGGGACAGCAGTCGCATTATCGAAGTATTCACTCGCGAGTTCGGCCGGCTGACGCTGTTCGCCCGTGCCGTGCGCGGCGGCAAGTCGGCCCTGGGGTCGGTGCTGCAGCCATTCCAGTTGCTGTTATTCTCATTCAGCGGACGTGGCGATGCGGCGCAGCTGACCGGTGCCGAGGTTGGTCGGCCATGCACAGCGGTACTCGCGCAAACTTCGTTGATGCCCGCATTTTATGCGAACGAGCTATTGCTCAAGTTGCTCACCCGTGACGACCCGGCGCCGGTGCTATTCGACGCGTATGCAGAATTGCTCGACTGGCTGCACGGCGCCAAGGAAGTCCAGGCGGGCCTGAGGATTTTCGAGAAGCGACTGCTCGATGCCATTGGCCTTGGGCTCGATCTCGTGCGCGAAGCCTCGGGCGGCACGATCGAACCCGATACCCACTATCGGTATCTGTCGCGGCAGGGAATCGTGGCGGCAGGTGATGCCGCCGGGCATTCGGTGCGCGGCGATTGCCTCCTCGCACTGGCGCGGGAGGATGTGACCAGGCCTGGCCAATTGACCGGCGCGCGAGCGATCCTCCGCGCGGCAATAGACGATGCTCTCGAAGGCCGTCCCCTTGCGACGCGCCAGGTCGCACGCGAATTGCATGCAATCGAGAGGACAGACGGGCGATGA
- the lepB gene encoding signal peptidase I: MFAEILDWLTVAAVVFGVICAVDDLFIRPRRRAERGPDSTDPQPLRTMYFLLPFLVIAAVLRLLRAERLDFSLVLVLITVISGALWAIDVLLLRRLRAGLAARAAGGGIPEPMTIDYARSFFPVALLVLLVRSFLFEPYRIPSDSMMPTLLDGDFIVVNKFAYGLRLPVLNRKFLAVGEPQRGDVVVFRYPPDPAINYIKRLVGLPGDRVTIRADRIYVNDQPVPFKVVGSYDDGCYRNMQLAEETLGEHQHQVMFCNTPGDIGVAVMPSCNRSPEAVRGRNYFCQPVDMEMQRDLNDAFDIRVPEGKYLMIGDNRDNSSDGRVFGFVSEELLVGKATRIWFNLDLQRSGGPNWGRIGKAIE; this comes from the coding sequence ATGTTCGCTGAGATACTCGATTGGCTGACCGTGGCCGCTGTGGTTTTCGGTGTGATCTGCGCCGTGGACGACCTGTTCATCCGGCCGCGACGGCGCGCCGAGCGCGGGCCGGACTCGACCGACCCGCAACCACTGCGCACGATGTATTTCCTGTTGCCGTTCCTGGTAATCGCTGCGGTCCTGCGCCTGCTACGCGCCGAGCGTCTCGATTTCAGCCTGGTCCTGGTCCTCATCACGGTCATATCAGGTGCATTGTGGGCGATCGATGTGCTGCTGTTGCGGCGCTTGCGCGCTGGCCTCGCTGCACGTGCGGCCGGAGGCGGGATTCCCGAGCCCATGACCATCGACTATGCGCGCAGCTTTTTTCCGGTTGCGCTGCTCGTACTGCTGGTGCGCTCATTCCTGTTCGAACCGTATCGGATTCCTTCCGATTCGATGATGCCGACTTTGCTTGACGGCGACTTCATCGTCGTCAACAAGTTTGCCTATGGTCTGCGCCTCCCGGTGCTCAACCGGAAATTTCTCGCCGTGGGCGAACCGCAGCGCGGCGATGTCGTCGTCTTCCGCTATCCACCGGACCCGGCCATCAACTACATCAAGCGACTGGTCGGCCTGCCAGGCGACCGCGTAACGATTCGTGCGGATCGAATTTATGTCAACGACCAGCCCGTACCATTCAAGGTCGTAGGTAGCTATGACGATGGTTGCTACCGCAATATGCAACTCGCCGAGGAGACCCTGGGCGAGCACCAGCACCAGGTCATGTTCTGCAACACGCCTGGTGACATTGGCGTCGCCGTCATGCCAAGCTGCAATCGCAGTCCGGAGGCAGTGCGCGGGCGCAACTACTTCTGTCAGCCGGTCGACATGGAAATGCAAAGGGACCTGAACGACGCCTTCGACATCCGTGTTCCGGAAGGCAAATACCTTATGATCGGCGACAATCGCGATAACAGTTCGGACGGACGGGTCTTCGGCTTTGTCAGCGAGGAGCTGCTGGTCGGCAAAGCGACGCGCATCTGGTTCAATCTGGACCTGCAGCGCAGCGGTGGGCCCAATTGGGGCCGGATTGGCAAAGCGATCGAATAG
- a CDS encoding DUF4845 domain-containing protein, with product MRRKQSGVTFIGWLFLLVPVGLLVYAAIRLTPIYSNYFSVVRAMEQTAKEFKGDEGISAASIQNSLEKRLDIDSVVFPTVKDIGIRREGSTWKMALRYEDIAPLFYNLSILVTFDKEVRVE from the coding sequence ATGCGTCGAAAGCAGAGTGGTGTCACGTTTATCGGCTGGCTTTTCCTGTTGGTGCCCGTAGGGCTCCTGGTTTATGCGGCCATTCGGTTGACGCCAATCTACTCGAACTATTTCTCGGTGGTTCGGGCCATGGAACAGACCGCAAAGGAGTTCAAGGGGGACGAGGGCATTTCCGCGGCCTCCATTCAGAACTCCCTCGAGAAGCGACTCGACATCGACAGCGTGGTGTTTCCGACCGTCAAGGACATCGGTATTCGTCGCGAGGGCAGCACCTGGAAGATGGCGCTGCGCTACGAGGATATCGCGCCGCTTTTCTATAACCTGTCGATTCTTGTTACATTCGACAAGGAAGTTCGTGTCGAGTGA
- the rnc gene encoding ribonuclease III encodes MIAADWPLSWLQSQLNITPRDVAIYEQALTHRSASADNNERLEYLGDAVLSFLVAEELFAMHPHLDEGDLSRMRARLVSGAELAPVAAAIGIGEQLRLGSGEAANGGHRRESILADALEALIGAVYLDRGIDVARCVTLRLLRERLDVLPDPDALKDAKTRLQEYLQSRGMPLPEYRLQATHGEPHEQVFHVCCAVRGLTDAGHGSGSSRRKAEQEAAQQVLDSLLEQQ; translated from the coding sequence GTGATCGCGGCTGACTGGCCGTTGTCCTGGCTGCAATCGCAGCTGAACATCACGCCGCGGGACGTCGCAATCTACGAGCAGGCGCTCACTCATCGCAGCGCGTCCGCCGATAACAACGAGCGCCTGGAATACCTCGGTGACGCCGTGCTCAGTTTTCTGGTGGCCGAAGAGCTGTTCGCAATGCATCCACATCTCGACGAGGGTGATCTGAGCCGGATGCGCGCCCGTCTGGTCAGTGGCGCGGAACTCGCGCCGGTGGCCGCCGCGATCGGCATTGGAGAACAATTGCGCCTTGGATCCGGCGAGGCAGCGAACGGCGGACATCGGCGCGAGTCGATACTCGCGGATGCCCTAGAGGCATTGATCGGCGCTGTCTACCTCGATCGCGGCATCGATGTGGCTCGATGCGTAACGCTGCGGCTGCTGCGCGAGCGGCTCGATGTGCTGCCCGATCCCGATGCACTGAAGGATGCCAAGACGCGACTGCAGGAGTACCTGCAATCGCGCGGCATGCCGCTGCCGGAGTATCGCTTGCAGGCAACCCATGGCGAACCGCATGAACAGGTATTTCATGTCTGCTGTGCAGTGCGGGGTTTGACGGACGCCGGGCACGGTTCGGGCTCGAGCCGGCGCAAGGCCGAGCAGGAGGCCGCTCAGCAGGTTCTCGATTCCCTTCTGGAACAACAATGA
- the lepA gene encoding translation elongation factor 4, which translates to MQHIRNFSIIAHVDHGKSTLADRLIQLCGGLADREMQDQVLDSMALERERGITIKAQAVSLHYRARDGQNYQFNIIDTPGHVDFSYEVSRSLAACDGALLVVDASQGVEAQSVANCYTAIEQGLEVVPVINKIDLPSADPERVKREIEEIIGIAAADANLVSAKTGAGVDELLETIVARIPAPRGEPQGELQALIVDSWFDNYVGVVSLVRVVNGSVSTGDRIRVMSTGRAYAIDKLGKFTPKSVACDALGAGEVGFLIAGIKDIDGAPVGDTITSDRRPASQPLPGFKQIQPRVFAGLFPVNSEDYESFRDALAKLRLNDSALHYEPEVSGALGFGFRCGFLGLLHMDIVQERLEREYHLDLVTSAPTVIYEAQLTDGTTVFVDNPARLPGTNQLAELREPIITANILVPPDYVGGVLQLCSEKRGAQKKMQYLANQVSLQYELPLAEVVLDFFDRLKSVSRGYASFDYEFARFQAAPLVKLDILINGDKVDALSIIVHRENAYQRGRDLVDKMQELIPRQMFEVAVQAAIGTNVIARATVKALRKNVLAKCYGGDITRKRKLLEKQKEGKKRMKQLGQVEIPQEAFLAVLKVGKK; encoded by the coding sequence ATGCAGCACATTCGCAACTTTTCAATCATCGCCCATGTCGATCACGGCAAGTCCACGCTTGCCGATCGGCTCATACAGCTGTGTGGCGGTCTTGCGGACAGGGAAATGCAGGACCAGGTCCTCGATTCCATGGCGCTCGAACGTGAGCGGGGTATCACGATCAAGGCGCAGGCCGTGTCGCTGCACTACCGCGCGCGCGACGGCCAGAATTACCAGTTCAACATCATCGACACACCCGGTCACGTGGATTTCTCCTACGAAGTATCGCGATCGCTGGCAGCCTGTGACGGCGCATTGCTGGTGGTCGATGCCTCCCAGGGTGTCGAGGCGCAGAGCGTCGCCAATTGCTACACGGCGATCGAGCAGGGGCTCGAAGTCGTGCCGGTGATCAACAAGATCGATTTGCCGTCGGCCGATCCCGAGCGCGTGAAACGCGAAATCGAGGAAATCATAGGCATCGCCGCTGCAGATGCGAACCTCGTGAGTGCCAAGACCGGCGCAGGCGTGGATGAATTGCTGGAGACCATAGTTGCGCGCATTCCCGCACCCCGGGGTGAGCCGCAGGGGGAGCTCCAGGCGCTCATCGTGGATTCATGGTTCGACAACTATGTCGGTGTCGTGTCGCTGGTTCGGGTCGTAAACGGCAGCGTAAGCACCGGCGATCGCATCCGCGTCATGTCGACGGGTCGCGCCTACGCAATCGACAAACTTGGCAAGTTCACGCCCAAATCCGTCGCCTGCGATGCGCTCGGCGCGGGTGAGGTTGGATTTCTGATCGCCGGCATCAAGGATATCGACGGTGCGCCAGTTGGCGATACCATAACATCGGACCGTCGCCCGGCAAGCCAGCCGCTGCCAGGGTTCAAACAGATCCAGCCGCGCGTCTTCGCGGGCCTGTTTCCGGTCAATTCCGAGGACTATGAGTCGTTTCGCGATGCACTTGCAAAACTGCGACTCAACGACTCGGCGCTGCACTACGAGCCCGAAGTCTCGGGTGCGCTCGGATTTGGATTTCGCTGCGGGTTTCTTGGCCTGCTGCACATGGACATCGTGCAGGAGAGGCTGGAGCGTGAGTACCACCTCGATCTCGTTACCAGTGCGCCCACCGTCATCTATGAAGCCCAGCTGACCGATGGCACCACGGTCTTCGTCGACAACCCGGCTCGCCTGCCAGGCACCAACCAGCTGGCTGAGCTGCGTGAACCCATCATCACCGCGAACATCCTGGTGCCGCCCGACTACGTGGGTGGAGTGTTGCAGCTTTGCAGCGAAAAGCGTGGCGCCCAGAAGAAGATGCAATATCTGGCCAATCAGGTGTCGTTGCAGTATGAACTGCCGCTCGCCGAGGTGGTGCTCGATTTCTTCGACAGGCTGAAGTCAGTGAGCCGCGGGTATGCTTCCTTCGACTATGAATTCGCGCGTTTCCAGGCCGCTCCGCTCGTGAAGCTCGACATCCTCATCAACGGCGACAAGGTTGACGCGCTGTCGATCATCGTGCACCGGGAGAATGCCTATCAGCGGGGCCGTGACCTGGTCGACAAGATGCAGGAGCTGATTCCGCGGCAGATGTTCGAGGTTGCGGTGCAGGCGGCGATTGGCACCAACGTGATTGCCAGGGCGACGGTCAAGGCACTGCGCAAGAACGTGCTGGCCAAGTGCTATGGTGGCGACATTACCCGCAAGCGCAAGTTGCTCGAGAAGCAGAAAGAGGGCAAGAAGCGCATGAAGCAGCTCGGACAGGTTGAAATACCGCAGGAAGCGTTTCTCGCGGTGCTCAAGGTGGGCAAGAAATGA